From a region of the Salarias fasciatus chromosome 6, fSalaFa1.1, whole genome shotgun sequence genome:
- the LOC115390196 gene encoding histone H4: MSGRGKGGKGLGKGGAKRHRKVLRDNIQGITKPAIRRLARRGGVKRISGLIYEETRGVLKVFLENVIRDAVTYTEHAKRKTVTAMDVVYALKRQGRTLYGFGG, from the coding sequence ATGAGCGGCAGAGGAAAGGGAGGGAAAGGTCTGGGCAAAGGAGGCGCCAAGCGCCACCGCAAAGTCCTTCGTGACAACATCCAGGGCATCACCAAGCCCGCCATCCGCCGCCTGGCACGCCGCGGCGGAGTCAAGCGCATCTCCGGCCTCATCTACGAGGAGACCCGCGGCGTGCTCAAGGTCTTCCTGGAGAACGTCATCCGGGACGCCGTCACCTACACCGAGCACGCCAAGAGGAAGACCGTCACCGCCATGGACGTCGTCTACGCTCTCAAGAGGCAGGGACGCACTCTGTACGGCTTTGGAGGCTGA